The stretch of DNA CTTTTTGCTTGAGCATCCGATCCGCCACATGGGCGATATACGCCCCGGCTTCCACCGGCGGCGTGCCCGCCCGATGAATATTGGCAATAACTATGTTGTTGTTCTCCGGCATGCCCGGATAGCCCATATAAGAGATGTAGGCGCTCATGGACTCGGCGGTGGCCAAGCCGGGCCTTTCGCCAATCAGGACGATTGTTACCTTGGCGTTTAGCGCTTCGGTTATTTCATCCATCGCCCTTACTCTGCCATAGCGCACGAAAAAGGGCGTGCCGCAATCTATCCCGCCGGCTTTCAGCCCTTGCAGGGCGCCCTGCAGCGTATCTTCGGCGTTGGCCTCGATCGCCGCGCCAGACAGCCCGTCCGATATATAAATCTGCACCGACGGGGCGGGGCGGCATTTTCCCTGGATGAACGCAATGGTTTCGTCGGAGAATTTTCTCCCAAGGTACGGTTTGGTCAGATATTCGTCCTTGGACCGGCAAAGGGTGGAGACGGCGAACAGGCCGCAACGGGTTAAAAATTCTGCGGGAACTTCGGTAAATACAGCATCCATAGCCGCCGCGTGGTCGGCGCGAAAGCGCAGGAGAGTACCCGTCAGGCAGCGCGGCCCACAGCGCCAGCAGCCGAGGCGCGCCGGCGTATGCTTTTTGCGTCGCAGCAGTTCATCCCGGTTGGCGGGATGGGGAATCAATATTTCTTCGCGCAAGTTGACCGCCGCTATGTCGGCAAGGCAATCTTTTCCATTTTTCGCCGTATCGGTAACCGCCATTTTCCGCGCCGCCCCTGTCAGAGAAAAATCGAGCCGTCGCCGGCCGCTTCGGTTAAAACACCGTTTTCATCCATCAAGCCGCGTTTCATCATCCACAGATGAAATTCCCGCGCCGGTTTGCGCCCGGTCAATTCTCTCAGGGCCGCGTTGTCATGAAAACTGGTATTTTGATAATTAAGCATTACATCGTCGCCCATCGGCACGCCCATATAATAGTTTGCGCCGGCCAGCG from Acidaminococcales bacterium encodes:
- the eutC gene encoding ethanolamine ammonia-lyase subunit EutC gives rise to the protein MAVTDTAKNGKDCLADIAAVNLREEILIPHPANRDELLRRKKHTPARLGCWRCGPRCLTGTLLRFRADHAAAMDAVFTEVPAEFLTRCGLFAVSTLCRSKDEYLTKPYLGRKFSDETIAFIQGKCRPAPSVQIYISDGLSGAAIEANAEDTLQGALQGLKAGGIDCGTPFFVRYGRVRAMDEITEALNAKVTIVLIGERPGLATAESMSAYISYMGYPGMPENNNIVIANIHRAGTPPVEAGAYIAHVADRMLKQKVLSVHDLKL